The sequence CGACCAGATTTCAGATGTGGCGTTATCCTTAGAGTATGTCAAACAGTATGGCGAAGCTCACAAGGAATTGAACTATAAACAAGTCTATCTGTTGGAACAATGTGTAGTCTGGCAGAGATTGAGCGTACATCTTGGCTGGCAATGCGACAACGTGCGAGCTTCTTATGATGAAATTCCAAAGGCAACGCAGGACGAAGTTTTCGCTGGTGCAAGAGCCTTTGTCAAAGAGAATAAAGGACGCTATGAATGTGGCGGTTATATCTACTCTGGCGAGGGGCAGGAATTGGGACAATTCTGGGCGAAACTCAATGTCGGGAATGCAAAACTGCAAAAGACTTCCAGTAATACCAGCATTACCGAGGGTAACGGGAATTACTCTATCGCTGGTGCAACATACGGTGTCTTTTTTAATAAGGACTGCACAAAACAGCTTGCCACCCTTACGACTGATAAAAACGGAAATACGGACGTTGTAGAGGTAACGGCTGGCACAGTCTATATCAAGGAATTATCCGCACCAGCAGGATATAAAGTAGATAAAATGGTCTATCCATTGACAATCAAAGCTGGCGAAACAGCAACTTTGAACGTATCTGATACACCAAAGGTAACAGACACTTTGATTGAGCTTTTCAAAATAGATATGGAAACACAGAAAGACAATCCGCAGGGGAACGCTTCTCTAGCAGGTGCGGAATTTACATGGAAGTATTATGCAGGCTTCTATAACAAAGACAATCTCCCTGCCGAAGCTACTCGTACATGGGTTACAAAGACAATCGCTGAAACAGACAGTAATGGGACAACCCACTACATCACAAAATTAGCGGACGCATACAAGGTATCTGGCGACAGCTTCTATATGCAGGACGGCAAAGCGGTTCTTCCACTTGGGACACTAACCGTTGAGGAAACAAAAGCTCCAAACGGTTATTTGTTAGACGGTGCATATATGCAGGCTGGCGATAAGTCGGAACAGATTAAGGGCTTATACCTTACACAGATTACAGAGGACGGTGACCTTGCCGTATTATTTGGAAGTAACCAGTTTTCCGTATCAGACAAGGTTATCCGTGGCGGTGTGAAAATTCAGAAACGAGATTTAGAAACGGGCGATACCAAACCACAAGGAAGTGCAACCTTGAAAGATACTGCCTTTGACATCATTTCCTTAAATGACAATTCTGTTTTGGTTGAGGGCAAATTATACAAGAAAAATGAAGTGGTAAAGACAATCCATACAGACATTGAGGGTGTCGCTTCTACTTCCGCTGACCTTTTACCTTATGGAAAATTCCGTATCGTTGAGAGTGAAGCTCCAAACGGATATTTGACAGACGGTGCAAAACCGATTGATTTTACAATCACAGAAAACGGAAAAATCGTGGACTTAACAGACGAAGCCCATTCTATCTACAACCAGATTAAGCGTGGAGATATTGAGGGCGTAAAAATCGGAGCAGGCACACACAAGCGTCTTGCTGATGTTCCCTTTAGGATCACGAGCAAGACGACGGGAGAAAGTCATGTGGTGGTAACTGATGATAACGGGCAGTTCTCCACTTCTTCTGACTGGGTTTCACATAAGCACAATACCAACGCAGGAAAGACCAGCGAGGACGGTGTGTGGTTTGGAACTTCTGAACCAGACGACAGCAAGGGTGCATTACCTTATGATACCTACATCATTGAAGAAATGCGTTGCGACAGTAACAAAGGATTTGAACTTATCCCACCTTTTGAAATCGTGGTATCAAGAAATAATCTTGTGATTGATTTAGGAACGCTGACTGATGAATACGAAAAAGAAATCTCTATCCATACCACAGCGACCAGCAAGGACGGCGAAAAGACAATCCTTGCAGGAAAAGAGATTATGATTGTTGATACCGTCAAATTAGACGGACTTACAAAAGGCACAAAATATCAGCTCAAAGGCTGGCAGATGTTAAAGGAAGAAAACGCCGAGCTTATCATTGACGGAAAGCGTGTAGAAAATGATTATACCTTTATTGCTGATGATGAAGCTATGAAAGTAGAAATTTCCTATACATTCAATGCGTCTGCTTTAGGTGGCAAGAACCTTGTTACCTTTGAAGAATTGTATGATTTAAGCAATCCAGACGAACCCGTAAAAGTTGCGGAACATAAAGATATTGAGGACGACGGACAAACGGTATTGATTACAGAGCGTATCATCAAGATACATACGACCGCTACTGATAAGGACGGCAACAAAGAGATTGAAGCAGGAAAAGATGTTACAATCATTGATACCGTAACCTTAGAAGGCTTAGAAGTCGGTACACAGTACAAACTTGTGGGCTGGCAGATGTTGAAAGAAGAAAATGCGGAGCTTCTTATCAATGGAAAACGTGTGGAAAGTGATTACACCTTTACCGCAGACAGCGAAACTATGAAAGTGAAAGTTGCCTTTACATTTGACGCTACTTCTCTTGACGGAAAACAGCTTGTAACTTTTGAAGAATTGTACGATTTAAGCAATCCAGACGAGCCGAAGAAAGTTACCGAGCATAAAGACATTGACGACGAGGGACAGACGATTATTTTTAAGGAAAAACCAGAAGTCCCAGAAGAACCAGAGAAACCCGAAACACCACAGACACCAGAAAAGCCAAACAAGTCTAGCGACAGTCCCAAAACGGGCGATAACACAAACCTTTACGGACTGCTTGCACTTCTTTTGACTTCTGGTGTTGGACTTGCAGGAACATACATCTACAAACGCCGTAAAATGAAGAAATCATAAGGCGGTAACAGTATGAGAAAAGAAAAATCACGTTCTCCGCCGAAGCTGTCAAACGGCAGACTTTTGCTTATTCTGGCTTGTCTGCCAGCAACCTGCAAGAACACGGATAGTCAAGGGTGCGTAAGCATTGATTTTACCCTTTACTATCTGGGGGATTGCTGGTACTTCCCAAACCGCCAGAATAAGAAATCACAATCAATAAACTTATCAAATATAGAAAGAAACGAGGTAAAACAATATGGAAATGAAATATGTCGTGCCAGATATGGCACAGTCTTTTGGAACTCTTGAATTTGCAGGCGAAAGTGAGCCAGTCTTTGAAAGAGATAAAAATAACCGCAGGGTCTTAGCCAGACGAAGCTATAACCTTTATTCTGACGTACAGAAAGGCGAAAATGTTGTGGTAGAAATTCCCGTGCAGGCTGGCGAAAAGCATTTCAAGTATGAACAGAAAGTAAAACTTGTCAATCCGAAGTTATACGGCAGAGGTTACGCAATCGGGGATATGGGACATACCGATTATGTGTTAGTTGCTGATGATATTGTAGCAGTTGAAGAAAAGTAAAGGAGTGAAGAATTTATGAGATTATCAAACGGGTTTATTATTGACAAAGAGAAAACATTTGGAGAATTAAAATTTACAGCGGTGCGTGATGTATTCTTACAGAATGAGGACGGGACACCGAGTACCCAGCTTAAAAAACGTATTTATGATTTGAAGTGCAGTCTGCATGGTGGAATTATCCCCGTGTCTGTACCGCCAGAAGTGACGTTAAGGGAATTTCCTTACAACGCAGCTGTGGAACTTGTCAATCCAGTAGCCGATACGGTATCAAGAAAAACCTATATGGGTGCAGACGTGGACTGGTATGTAAAGGCAGAGGATATTGTGTTGAAGAATAAAGGCAATCAAAACGCAGGCAATCCACAGAACCATACACCGCAGGGACAGCCGAAAAAATAGTATTCCTAAATAGATTTTCATTGTAGCGGATATGTGGAACTGTTATAATATGGATATGAAGAAAGCGACAAATTGAAATTGTAAGGAGAAAATATGTTAAGATTATTCAAGATTACTTGTATTTCAGCAATATGCTTTATAATGTTATCTGGGTGTTCGGCTAGACAAGAAAAAATGGAGAGGACAGAAACAAATCAATTAGAACAATCAAAAATAGAGAAAAAAGTGAGCGAGAGCAATGACGAAGAAATACTTGATTTAAGTGATGATTTTAGTGGTGTTAATGGCTGTGCAGTTTTATACAGTCCCTCAAAAAATAAGTATTCTTTGTACAATAAAGATATGGCAGAACAAGAAGTTTCCCCATATTCAACTTTTAAAATTATTTCTACGTTAATAGGGTTACACAACAATATTATCAAAGATGAAACTTCCACCTTGAACTATAATGGAACTCAATATCCAAATCCAGAATGGAACGAAAACTTGACTTTGCAAAAAGCATTTCAAACGTCTTGTATATGGTACTTTCATCAGATTATAAATAGTGTGGGGGAAGAAGAAGTCAAAAAAGAACTAAGTGAGTTGGAATATGGTAATTGTGATGTTTCAGCATGGGAAGGAAATATGATAAATCCATACAAAGAATTGAATGGTTTTTGGCTGGGTTCATCTTTGAAAATATCTCCATATGAACAGGTAGAGGTTTTATCAAGAATTTTTGAAAGTAAAAGTTTCTATGATAGTCAGAATGTCGAAATATTAAAGAAAATTATGTTAATTGAAGATGAGCAAGGGGGAAAAGTATATGGAAAAACAGGTTCTGGTACAAATGGAGAAGCATGGTTTATAGGTTTTACCGAAAAGGGACAACAAAGAGAATATTTTGCTGTATATCTTGAAGATAGTTTGCAAAAAGAACGTGTTTCAAGTACTTTTGCTAAAGAAATTGCTCTAAAAATAATAGAGTAAAGACATTTTATATTTAGATGAAAGGGGCGTATAAATGGACACAATAGGTTCATCAACAAAGCTAATGTGGTTTTTTGTTTGCATTTATTCATACCCTATCCTATTATTGATTTTTTCGGTGGCTATATGGTCTTATAATAGGTTTAAACGATTGGCTTTTATATCGTATATTACTGGTACAATTTTGACTGTGTTTATTTTACTGATTGATATTAATAATTTGGTAGCAAAATTTATAAAAGGTAATTTCATGTATAATTCATACTTATGGAATTTGTTTTTTGCAATTTTGAGTGTTATATTTATCATTATTAGCATTGGTTTTCGTCAAAAAAGCAAAAAAATTACTCAAACTTCCCACACCAATAAGGTGTGATTAACCTTGAAAATTCAATATTTCAGCCAATTAAAAAGGCATAAATACGTTCCTTTGGTATAATAGAATTGTCGAAAAACCAAAATAGAAAAGGGGATTTATGCCATGTCCAGTATATCACAGAACAATAGCAATGAGGTAGCATTACTTGATTGTGTCCAGAAGTTTTTTATCAAGCATCACGTTGGCAGGTTGTTGAAGCAATGCAACGGCACCAAAGAGAAAGGCGTTTCCTCTGTTTCTCTGCTTAAGTATAAGATGGGGAACATTTTCACTGGAAGAAGTATGTATATGCAACAGAAAACAGGTTCCTTCAAAGAAGCGTTTTCCAAGAACACCTTCTATCGTTTTCTGAATTCTACGAAAACCAACTGGCTCCGTTTTACATCACTTCTTGCTGCTGACATCGTGAAGAATGATCTAAAGCACCTTACTGATGACTCCCGTAAGAACGTGTTTATCATCGACGACAGTCTGTTCCATCGTACAAGCTGCAAAAAGACAGAACTGGGATCTAAAGTCTTTGATCATACGGGAATGAACTACAAGAAAGGCTTCCGTATGCTGACCGTAAGCTGGAGCGATGGGAATACGCTGATTCCTGTAAACAGCTGTCTCCTGGCTTCATCCAAAGAGTCGAACATCATCGGCCCTGTGAAGGCATTTGATAAGAGAACTCTTGCCGGAAAGCGTCGTAAGCTTGCACAGACAAAAGCTCCGGAGGCAATGCTTACACTCCTTGATACCGCTGTATCTGCGGGGCTTTCTGCAGAATATGTGCTTTTTGATTCCTGGTTTTCCAATCCTGCACAGATAACTGCGCTTAAGTCTAGAGGAATGGATGTCATTGCCATGATCAAGAAAAGCAGCCGCATCAAGTACACTTATGGTGAGGACCAGCTTAATATCAAGGAAATATATTCCAGGAACAAGAAACGTCGTGGCCGTTCCAGGTATCTTCTTTCTGTTGATGTGATGGTAGGGAAAGAGAATCCCATTCCAGCAAAAATCGTTTGCGTAAGAAACAAGGCCAATCGTAAGGATTGGCTTGCTTTCATATGCACAGATACATCGCTCTCCGAAGAAGAAATCATCCGCATCTATGGCAAACGCTGGAAAATCGAGGTCTTTTTCAAGACCTGCAAGTCTATGCTGAATCTGATTGGTGAATGTCATAGCTTATCTTATGATGCACTGACTGCTCACGTAGCAATCGTGTTTACCAGATACATGTTACTTGCAATGGAGCAGAGACAGAATGAAGATCAACGAACCCTAGGGGAACTGTTCTTTTTTCTGGTAGATGAAATGGCAGATATCACTTTCTACCGTTCACTTAGCATCCTGATGGATGCTTTCATGGCAAGCCTTCAGGAACTTCTGAAGCTTAGTGACGAACAGTTGGCTAGATTTACTGCTGATTTTGAGTCCAGACTGCCGGAATATCTGCGTAATGCACTCCATCCACTGGCTACTGTGGCATAAATCGCTATTTTGTTAGCTGAAATATTGAATTTTCAAGGAACAAGTCCCATTTGGGGTATGGGAAGTCTTAGAAAATTAATATATTTTCTTAAACTATCCACCAAAAACATTGATTTTAAGGCATATTTAAGGGTTTTGAACTATTGAAATACTACTAATTTACTACTGCGGATTGAGCTTTGATATATGAGATTGACCCGAATATGCGGACTTATGACAAAACACATTAGTATTGAAACAAGAAAAAATTGAATAACTCATAGACTATGGAACGCCTAAAATGACGTTCCTTTTCTATTTCCAGCCGTTCTTATTGGACGACTATTTTATTACCTAAAATGAAAGGAGTATTAGATTTATGAAAAAGATGTTAAAACGATTGTGTACGGGCTTCTTAGCTCTTGCAACTGTCGTTACTGCTTTACCAACTACACCCGTTCATGCTGAAAGCAAGCAATACTGCTGGTACTTCCTTAATCGCCAGAATAAGAAATTACAATCAATTTATCAAAAATAGAAAGAAACGAGGTAAAACAATATGGAAATGAAATATGTCGTGCCAGATATGGCACAGTCTTTTGGAACTCTTGAATTTGCAGGCGAAAGTGAGCCAGTCTTTGAAAGAGATAAAAATAACCGCAGGGTCTTAGCCAGACGAAGCTATAACCTTTATTCTGACGTACAGAAAGGCGAAAATGTTGTCGTGGAAATTCCCGTGCAGGCTGGCGAAAAGCATTTCAAGTATGAACAGAAAGTAAAACTTGTTAATCCAAAGTTATATGGCAGAGGTTACGCAATCGGGGATATGGGACATACCGATTATGTGTTGCTTGCTGATGATATTGTCGAAGTTGAAGAAAAGTAAAGGAGTGAAAAATTTATGAGATTATCAAACGGGTTTGTCATTGACAAAGAGAAAACATTTGGAGAATTAAAGTTTACAGCGGTGCGTGATGTGTTCTTGCAGAATGAGGACGGGACACCGAGTACCCAGCTTAAAAAACGTATCTATGATTTGAAGTGCAGTCTGCATGGTGGAATTATCCCCGTGTCTGTACCGCCAGAAGTGCCGTTAAGGGAATTTCCTTACAACGCAGTTGTGGAACTTGTCAATCCAGTAGCCGATACGGTATCAAGAAAAACCTATATGGGTGCAGACGTGGACTGGTATGTAAAGGCAGAGGATATTGTGTTGAAGAATAAAGGCAATCAAAACGCAGGCAATCCACAGAACCATACACCGCAGGGACAGCCGAAAAAATAGTATTCCTAAATAGATTTTCATTGTAGCGGATATATGGAACTGTTATAATATGGATATGAAGAAAGCGACAAATTAGAAGTTGTAAGGATGTGTTTCAAATGACAAAAGAAGAACGACAAAAATATAAAGAACTAACAAAAGTTTTGCCTAAAATGCTTAAAGATAAAATTAAAAAATATAAGTTTAAGAAAAAAGATTTTATGATTTGGTATAGTACAAAGGAATTATTCTTTGATTTGCTTATTGGTGTGAAAGTAAAGTCAGATGATAAGTGTTATTGTACTGCTATAGAAACAATCAAACCATTGTGGTTAGATGATTTGTTATGGGATTTATTGAAAATGGAAACCAATAAAAAAGAACCATTAAGTTTGAGAACTATTGGTGCATTTACAGTTAGCGGTGCTGAATTGTTTAAAAATGAAACAGAATTAAAAGAATGGACAATCAGTGAATTAGAAGAAATCATAGATAATTATTTAGAACATTTTTATAAAACTGCTCAATCATCTTCAATCTGTGATTTTTACAATAATTTAGAAAATTCTATATACCATGTTGAATTAAGAAAAGCATTATCATTGATTCACGAGCATAAATATCAAGGTGCTTTAGATTATTTGAAAGACAAAGGTGAAGGTATTTTTAAGAATGGTGATGTATCTATAAATAATGCAATCAGAGAATACTGTATAAATCAACTTTCATAGATGGATAAAATCCAGTTTGTAGTGCAGTAAATTCCAGTTTGTAGAACTGTATTAAATCATCAAATCACATAGAGGTGGCGATTATGCGATATAAAAAATTTTTATTAGGTGTTATAGCAAGCGTGCTTTGTCTAGGACTATTAAATGGTTGTAGCAGTTATTCGCATGATTTTAACTCTAGTGAAGAAGCACAAAAATATATCTTATCCAAATTAAAGGACAAATACAATGAAGAATTTATTATTACAGAAGTGAAGAAGTACAAAGAAGAAAAAATAGGATTAAACTGGATTATGGCAGAAGTTTCCAGTAAAGAAAATTCTTCTCAAACTGCTACTATATATACACGAAATACTGGACTTTTTGAGGATAGTTACCATGTTTATTACTATTCTGATGAAATAAAAGAACTTGCAACTCCTTTATTTCAAGATAAGCCTTTTATAAGAGGTTATCAAATTGAAGTTCAAGGGCATACAACCACGACAGAATGGAATGGTAAGGAAAGTGTAGAAGAATATCTGAAAAAAAGGGAATATGAAATAGAAACAAGTATATATCTTAATGAGGGAAAAACTGATAAAGAATATGCAGAAGAACTTTCCTATATCATGCAAGAAATTGTAGAAAGTGATTTGGTTTTTAATATTTCAGTATATACAAGCGATGATAACCTTATTTTCTATTCTCTACCAGAACAGCACAGTCAACCAGACGTAGAAGTAATTTTAGAAAAAATGGCAGATGTTAAAAGACAACAAAAAACGCAAAAAGATTATAAGGAATGGAAGAAACAAAATCAGAACAATGAAACAAATTCTGATTGATGTGGCAATAAAGGAGTGAAATAAAATGATTTACGAACCCGAAAATCTAAAAAATAAAAGAGCAATATATGAAAAAAGAGATAAATGGCTTATCCGATTAGCCTTTCTATTTTGGGCGGTACTACTATTGATTTATGTGAACATAGTAATTCCCTATGTAAAATCAACAATTGGCTTTTTAGGCATTATTGTTGGTGGTATTGCTGTTATTACTATTGTTTATTTCTTTACTGTATTCTTTGTTTTAATGCGGAGAGGACGTCAGTTTAGAAAAATGAACAATGATATTGTAAGAGAATATCACGAAAATAAAAATGGAGAACTCTTTTTAGAAAAACTTCTTGCAATAGATACGAAACCTAAAGATATGAAAGATGAAATGACATGGTATCTCAATATTGCAACTGCATTTAATGTATTAGGTAAACGAAATGAATGTATTGCTTTGTTTAAACAATTAGAAGAAGTTGCAACAGAAAAAGACAAAGAATATATTCAAAATAGCATTAAATTTGTGCAAGAACAGTTAGAAAAATAATATTGACTAAGTGGTTTGGTAAAATCAAAGGAGCGATTAGGAATGACAATTCTTATTTATTTTTTAACAATAGTATTTGGTATAGTATGTTTTGTAATTATGAAAAAGAAACGCTATAAAGTCATGCCACTTATCTGTTTGATTATGTTTATTTGTTTCATTGGCTGTGGAATCGTTTCTATCTTATCTTTAACTTTGCCATATGGTGAGATTTTGGTTTATCCATTGGGAGCAATTATATTTGGTTTGGTATTTATTTTGGTTGGGGTAAATGATTTATATTCGTTATTGCGTTGTAGAGAAAAAGTGGACGGCGTGTATTGTGGCTACAATACATATTATGGTGGCAATGGCATTTCTACACAATCTCCAATATTTGAATATACATATAACGGAACTTATTATCGTGAGCAAACAGCACAAAATATATCTCATAAACGATTAAATAGGAGTATGACACGAG comes from Coprococcus phoceensis and encodes:
- a CDS encoding SrtB-anchored collagen-binding adhesin, with product MKKTWKRLCTGFLALATVVTALPTTPVHAESKQYWTESAERVGIIEKVMNDGSIGSTFNEGYMKVEGETAYCIDINTDFKNGYKTRADASSRMSADQISDVALSLEYVKQYGEAHKELNYKQVYLLEQCVVWQRLSVHLGWQCDNVRASYDEIPKATQDEVFAGARAFVKENKGRYECGGYIYSGEGQELGQFWAKLNVGNAKLQKTSSNTSITEGNGNYSIAGATYGVFFNKDCTKQLATLTTDKNGNTDVVEVTAGTVYIKELSAPAGYKVDKMVYPLTIKAGETATLNVSDTPKVTDTLIELFKIDMETQKDNPQGNASLAGAEFTWKYYAGFYNKDNLPAEATRTWVTKTIAETDSNGTTHYITKLADAYKVSGDSFYMQDGKAVLPLGTLTVEETKAPNGYLLDGAYMQAGDKSEQIKGLYLTQITEDGDLAVLFGSNQFSVSDKVIRGGVKIQKRDLETGDTKPQGSATLKDTAFDIISLNDNSVLVEGKLYKKNEVVKTIHTDIEGVASTSADLLPYGKFRIVESEAPNGYLTDGAKPIDFTITENGKIVDLTDEAHSIYNQIKRGDIEGVKIGAGTHKRLADVPFRITSKTTGESHVVVTDDNGQFSTSSDWVSHKHNTNAGKTSEDGVWFGTSEPDDSKGALPYDTYIIEEMRCDSNKGFELIPPFEIVVSRNNLVIDLGTLTDEYEKEISIHTTATSKDGEKTILAGKEIMIVDTVKLDGLTKGTKYQLKGWQMLKEENAELIIDGKRVENDYTFIADDEAMKVEISYTFNASALGGKNLVTFEELYDLSNPDEPVKVAEHKDIEDDGQTVLITERIIKIHTTATDKDGNKEIEAGKDVTIIDTVTLEGLEVGTQYKLVGWQMLKEENAELLINGKRVESDYTFTADSETMKVKVAFTFDATSLDGKQLVTFEELYDLSNPDEPKKVTEHKDIDDEGQTIIFKEKPEVPEEPEKPETPQTPEKPNKSSDSPKTGDNTNLYGLLALLLTSGVGLAGTYIYKRRKMKKS
- a CDS encoding penicillin-binding transpeptidase domain-containing protein; the protein is MLRLFKITCISAICFIMLSGCSARQEKMERTETNQLEQSKIEKKVSESNDEEILDLSDDFSGVNGCAVLYSPSKNKYSLYNKDMAEQEVSPYSTFKIISTLIGLHNNIIKDETSTLNYNGTQYPNPEWNENLTLQKAFQTSCIWYFHQIINSVGEEEVKKELSELEYGNCDVSAWEGNMINPYKELNGFWLGSSLKISPYEQVEVLSRIFESKSFYDSQNVEILKKIMLIEDEQGGKVYGKTGSGTNGEAWFIGFTEKGQQREYFAVYLEDSLQKERVSSTFAKEIALKIIE
- a CDS encoding YdcP family protein, translating into MRLSNGFIIDKEKTFGELKFTAVRDVFLQNEDGTPSTQLKKRIYDLKCSLHGGIIPVSVPPEVTLREFPYNAAVELVNPVADTVSRKTYMGADVDWYVKAEDIVLKNKGNQNAGNPQNHTPQGQPKK
- a CDS encoding IS4 family transposase, with protein sequence MSSISQNNSNEVALLDCVQKFFIKHHVGRLLKQCNGTKEKGVSSVSLLKYKMGNIFTGRSMYMQQKTGSFKEAFSKNTFYRFLNSTKTNWLRFTSLLAADIVKNDLKHLTDDSRKNVFIIDDSLFHRTSCKKTELGSKVFDHTGMNYKKGFRMLTVSWSDGNTLIPVNSCLLASSKESNIIGPVKAFDKRTLAGKRRKLAQTKAPEAMLTLLDTAVSAGLSAEYVLFDSWFSNPAQITALKSRGMDVIAMIKKSSRIKYTYGEDQLNIKEIYSRNKKRRGRSRYLLSVDVMVGKENPIPAKIVCVRNKANRKDWLAFICTDTSLSEEEIIRIYGKRWKIEVFFKTCKSMLNLIGECHSLSYDALTAHVAIVFTRYMLLAMEQRQNEDQRTLGELFFFLVDEMADITFYRSLSILMDAFMASLQELLKLSDEQLARFTADFESRLPEYLRNALHPLATVA
- a CDS encoding YdcP family protein, yielding MEMKYVVPDMAQSFGTLEFAGESEPVFERDKNNRRVLARRSYNLYSDVQKGENVVVEIPVQAGEKHFKYEQKVKLVNPKLYGRGYAIGDMGHTDYVLLADDIVEVEEK
- a CDS encoding YdcP family protein, with amino-acid sequence MRLSNGFVIDKEKTFGELKFTAVRDVFLQNEDGTPSTQLKKRIYDLKCSLHGGIIPVSVPPEVPLREFPYNAVVELVNPVADTVSRKTYMGADVDWYVKAEDIVLKNKGNQNAGNPQNHTPQGQPKK
- a CDS encoding YdcP family protein — protein: MEMKYVVPDMAQSFGTLEFAGESEPVFERDKNNRRVLARRSYNLYSDVQKGENVVVEIPVQAGEKHFKYEQKVKLVNPKLYGRGYAIGDMGHTDYVLVADDIVAVEEK